A DNA window from Gorilla gorilla gorilla isolate KB3781 chromosome 6, NHGRI_mGorGor1-v2.1_pri, whole genome shotgun sequence contains the following coding sequences:
- the FZD9 gene encoding frizzled-9 gives MAVAPLRGALLLWQLLAAGGAALEIGRFDPERGRGAAPCQAVEIPMCRGIGYNLTRMPNLLGHTSQGEAAAELAEFAPLVQYGCHSHLRFFLCSLYAPMCTDQVSTPIPACRPMCEQARLRCAPIMEQFNFGWPDSLDCARLPTRNDPHALCMEAPENATAGPSEPHKGLGMLPVAPRPARPPGDLGPGAGGSGTCENPEKFQYVEKSRSCAPRCGPGVEVFWSRRDKDFALVWMAVWSALCFFSTAFTVLTFLLEPHRFQYPERPIIFLSMCYNVYSLAFLIRAVAGAQSVACDQEAGALYVIQEGLENTGCTLVFLLLYYFGMASSLWWVVLTLTWFLAAGKKWGHEAIEAHGSYFHMAAWGLPALKTIVILTLRKVAGDELTGLCYVASTDAAALTGFVLVPLSGYLVLGSSFLLTGFVALFHIRKIMKTGGTNTEKLEKLMVKIGVFSILYTVPATCVIVCYVYERLNMDFWRLRATEQPCAAAAGPGGRRDCSLPGGSVPTVAVFMLKIFMSLVVGITSGVWVWSSKTFQTWQSLCYRKIAAGRARAKACRAPGSYGRGTHCHYKAPTVVLHMTKTDPSLENPTHL, from the coding sequence ATGGCCGTGGCGCCTCTGCGGGGGGCGCTGCTGCTGTGGCAGCTGCTGGCGGCGGGCGGCGCGGCACTGGAGATCGGCCGCTTCGACCCGGAACGCGGGCGCGGGGCTGCGCCCTGCCAGGCGGTGGAGATCCCTATGTGCCGCGGCATCGGCTACAACCTGACCCGCATGCCCAACCTGCTGGGCCACACGTCGCAGGGCGAGGCGGCTGCCGAGCTAGCGGAGTTCGCGCCGCTGGTGCAGTACGGCTGCCACAGCCACCTGCGCTTCTTCCTGTGCTCGCTCTACGCGCCCATGTGCACCGACCAGGTCTCGACGCCCATTCCCGCCTGCCGGCCCATGTGCGAGCAGGCGCGCCTGCGCTGCGCGCCCATCATGGAGCAGTTCAACTTCGGCTGGCCGGACTCGCTCGACTGCGCCCGGCTGCCCACGCGCAACGACCCGCACGCGCTGTGCATGGAGGCGCCCGAGAACGCCACGGCCGGCCCCTCGGAGCCCCACAAGGGCCTGGGCATGCTGCCCGTGGCGCCGCGGCCCGCGCGCCCTCCCGGAGACCTGGGCCCGGGCGCGGGCGGCAGTGGCACCTGCGAGAACCCCGAGAAGTTCCAGTACGTGGAGAAGAGCCGCTCGTGCGCACCGCGCTGCGGGCCCGGCGTCGAGGTGTTCTGGTCCCGGCGCGACAAGGACTTCGCGCTGGTCTGGATGGCCGTGTGGTCGGCGCTGTGCTTCTTCTCCACCGCCTTCACTGTGCTCACCTTCTTGCTGGAGCCCCACCGCTTCCAGTACCCGGAGCGCCCCATCATCTTCCTCTCCATGTGCTACAACGTCTACTCGCTGGCCTTCCTGATCCGTGCGGTGGCCGGAGCGCAGAGCGTGGCCTGTGACCAGGAGGCGGGCGCGCTCTACGTGATCCAGGAGGGCCTGGAGAACACGGGCTGCACGCTGGTCTTCCTACTGCTCTACTACTTCGGCATGGCCAGCTCGCTCTGGTGGGTGGTCCTGACGCTCACCTGGTTCCTGGCTGCCGGGAAGAAATGGGGCCACGAGGCCATCGAGGCCCACGGCAGCTATTTCCACATGGCTGCCTGGGGCCTGCCCGCGCTCAAGACCATCGTCATCCTGACCCTGCGCAAGGTGGCGGGTGATGAGCTGACTGGGCTTTGCTACGTGGCCAGCACGGATGCAGCAGCGCTCACGGGCTTCGTGCTGGTGCCCCTCTCCGGCTACCTGGTGCTGGGCAGTAGTTTCCTCCTGACCGGCTTCGTGGCCCTCTTCCACATCCGCAAGATCATGAAGACGGGCGGCACCAACACAGAGAAGCTGGAGAAGCTCATGGTCAAGATCGGGGTCTTCTCCATCCTCTACACGGTGCCCGCCACCTGCGTCATCGTTTGCTATGTCTACGAACGCCTCAACATGGACTTCTGGCGCCTTCGGGCCACAGAGCAGCCATGCGCAGCGGCCGCGGGGCCCGGAGGCCGGAGGGACTGCTCGCTGCCAGGGGGCTCGGTGCCCACCGTGGCGGTCTTCATGCTCAAAATTTTCATGTCACTGGTGGTGGGGATCACCAGCGGCGTCTGGGTGTGGAGCTCCAAGACTTTCCAGACCTGGCAGAGCCTGTGCTACCGCAAGATAGCAGCTGGCCGGGCCCGGGCCAAGGCCTGCCGCGCCCCCGGGAGCTACGGACGTGGCACGCACTGCCACTATAAGGCTCCCACTGTGGTCTTGCACATGACTAAGACGGACCCCTCTCTGGAGAACCCCACACACCTCTAG